GCTTCTCAGGGGAACGGCCAAAGACGAAGTTGAAAGAGGCATGGTATTGGCAAAGCCAGGGAGCATAACCCCGCACAAGAAGTTCAATGCGGAAGTATACATACTTACAAAAGAAGAGGGCGGAAGGCATACGCCGTTCTTCAAAGGATACAGGCCGCAGTTTTACTTCAGGACGACGGACGTAACGGGAATAGCGCAGCTGCCTGAGGGAGTAGAGATGGTAATGCC
The genomic region above belongs to Nitrospirota bacterium and contains:
- the tuf gene encoding elongation factor Tu (EF-Tu; promotes GTP-dependent binding of aminoacyl-tRNA to the A-site of ribosomes during protein biosynthesis; when the tRNA anticodon matches the mRNA codon, GTP hydrolysis results; the inactive EF-Tu-GDP leaves the ribosome and release of GDP is promoted by elongation factor Ts; many prokaryotes have two copies of the gene encoding EF-Tu), whose product is LLRGTAKDEVERGMVLAKPGSITPHKKFNAEVYILTKEEGGRHTPFFKGYRPQFYFRTTDVTGIAQLPEGVEMVMPGDNVNIEVELISNIAMEEGLRFAVREGGRTVGAGVVAKVIE